In Castanea sativa cultivar Marrone di Chiusa Pesio chromosome 6, ASM4071231v1, a single window of DNA contains:
- the LOC142640758 gene encoding calcium-dependent protein kinase 2-like isoform X2, translated as MYINPIAFILGFTRDFLFLADKKFIFLSGHPWVQIDGVAPDKPLDSAVLSRLKQFSAMNKLKKMALKVIAESLSEEEIAGLKEMFKMIDTDNSGQITYEELKAGLKRVGANLKESEIYDLMHAVGSIWVPWAQMNLLKDAWKSASATSIL; from the exons ATGTATATAAATCCTATAGCATTTATATTAGGTTTCACACGGGATTTTCTTTTCCTAGCTGATAAAAAGTTTATATTCCTGTCAGGTCATCCCTGGGTGCAAATTGATGGAGTTGCTCCAGACAAGCCTCTTGATTCTGCAGTTTTAAGTCGCTTGAAGCAGTTTTCTGCTATGAACAAGCTCAAGAAAATGGCTCTTAAA gtcATTGCAGAGAGCTTATCTGAAGAAGAGATAGCTGGCCTAAAAGAAATGTTCAAAATGATAGACACGGACAATAGTGGTCAAATCACTTATGAAGAACTCAAGGCTGGTTTGAAAAGAGTAGGAGCTAATCTTAAGGAGTCTGAAATTTATGATCTGATGCATGCA GTAGGCTCCATCTGGGTTCCTTGGGCTCAAATGAATCTTCTCAAAG ATGCCTGGAAGTCTGCTAGTGCTACATCTATTCTTTGA
- the LOC142640758 gene encoding calcium-dependent protein kinase 2-like isoform X3: protein MYINPIAFILGFTRDFLFLADKKFIFLSGHPWVQIDGVAPDKPLDSAVLSRLKQFSAMNKLKKMALKVIAESLSEEEIAGLKEMFKMIDTDNSGQITYEELKAGLKRVGANLKESEIYDLMHAMPGSLLVLHLFFEWQGRYGGPLWIEI from the exons ATGTATATAAATCCTATAGCATTTATATTAGGTTTCACACGGGATTTTCTTTTCCTAGCTGATAAAAAGTTTATATTCCTGTCAGGTCATCCCTGGGTGCAAATTGATGGAGTTGCTCCAGACAAGCCTCTTGATTCTGCAGTTTTAAGTCGCTTGAAGCAGTTTTCTGCTATGAACAAGCTCAAGAAAATGGCTCTTAAA gtcATTGCAGAGAGCTTATCTGAAGAAGAGATAGCTGGCCTAAAAGAAATGTTCAAAATGATAGACACGGACAATAGTGGTCAAATCACTTATGAAGAACTCAAGGCTGGTTTGAAAAGAGTAGGAGCTAATCTTAAGGAGTCTGAAATTTATGATCTGATGCATGCA ATGCCTGGAAGTCTGCTAGTGCTACATCTATTCTTTGAGTGGCAGGGAAGATATGGAGGACCATTATggattgaaatttaa
- the LOC142640758 gene encoding calcium-dependent protein kinase 2-like isoform X1: MYINPIAFILGFTRDFLFLADKKFIFLSGHPWVQIDGVAPDKPLDSAVLSRLKQFSAMNKLKKMALKVIAESLSEEEIAGLKEMFKMIDTDNSGQITYEELKAGLKRVGANLKESEIYDLMHAVGSIWVPWAQMNLLKGKILWVVKTPQDCPYD, translated from the exons ATGTATATAAATCCTATAGCATTTATATTAGGTTTCACACGGGATTTTCTTTTCCTAGCTGATAAAAAGTTTATATTCCTGTCAGGTCATCCCTGGGTGCAAATTGATGGAGTTGCTCCAGACAAGCCTCTTGATTCTGCAGTTTTAAGTCGCTTGAAGCAGTTTTCTGCTATGAACAAGCTCAAGAAAATGGCTCTTAAA gtcATTGCAGAGAGCTTATCTGAAGAAGAGATAGCTGGCCTAAAAGAAATGTTCAAAATGATAGACACGGACAATAGTGGTCAAATCACTTATGAAGAACTCAAGGCTGGTTTGAAAAGAGTAGGAGCTAATCTTAAGGAGTCTGAAATTTATGATCTGATGCATGCA GTAGGCTCCATCTGGGTTCCTTGGGCTCAAATGAATCTTCTCAAAGGTAAGATCCTTTGGGTGGTGAAAACTCCTCAAGATTGCCCCTatgactaa